From Deinococcus misasensis DSM 22328, one genomic window encodes:
- a CDS encoding rhodanese-like domain-containing protein: MLNISFSRGLVAGLPLFLVACSAGTATVQNVSVQDLQKAHQQGSFILDVRTPEEYNEGHVKGSILLPLNELSNRLHELPHEGDIYVVCRSGNRSRQASELLVQEGFQNVYNVEGGMQAWQAAGFQIVRR, encoded by the coding sequence ATGCTGAACATTTCTTTTTCCAGAGGGTTGGTGGCAGGTTTGCCCTTGTTCTTGGTGGCTTGCAGTGCTGGAACGGCCACGGTGCAAAATGTGTCCGTGCAGGATTTGCAAAAAGCACACCAGCAGGGCAGCTTCATTCTGGATGTGCGAACCCCCGAAGAATACAACGAAGGTCACGTGAAAGGGTCCATTTTGCTGCCCCTGAACGAGCTTTCCAACCGCTTGCATGAATTGCCCCATGAGGGTGACATTTATGTGGTGTGCCGGAGTGGAAACCGCAGCCGTCAGGCCAGTGAACTGCTGGTCCAAGAGGGCTTCCAGAATGTGTACAACGTTGAAGGTGGAATGCAAGCATGGCAAGCAGCCGGTTTTCAAATTGTGCGACGGTGA